The proteins below are encoded in one region of Triticum aestivum cultivar Chinese Spring chromosome 1B, IWGSC CS RefSeq v2.1, whole genome shotgun sequence:
- the LOC123130847 gene encoding 7-hydroxymethyl chlorophyll a reductase, chloroplastic isoform X1, with protein MIAMAARCFFYFSPKPCLSFTPRCSSSSSSPPAPGGKGKGKALREDWREKSKPIPPGGVYPAKDKCSRCGLCDTYYIAHVNNACAFLGDGMSRVEDLEPVVHGRGRKDTMDEMYYGVHEQLLYARKTEPVQGAQWTGIVTTIAVEMLKSNMVDAVVCVQSDPDDRFAPRPVLARTPEEVIAARGVKPTLSPNLDTLALVEAAGVKRLLFCGVGCQVQGIIILLFLPLAVYHISQLSNVKLLAAALRSVEKYLGLEKLYVLGTNCVDNGTREGLDKFLNAASSEPETVLHYEFMQDYKVHLKHLDGHIEEVPYFSLPANDLVDVIAPSCYSCFDYTNGLADLVVGYMGVPKYSGVSMTQHPQYITVRNERGREMLSLIEGLLESTPTVSSGARQPFVMETVKADDAAKMGKGPSNPAPIFVGNIIAFLLNLIGPKGLEFGRYSLDYHTIRNYLYVNRAWGRARAEQHMPSYAKKIVEAYNKDGRIDSMLEQNKQ; from the exons ATGATCGCCATGGCTGCGCGCTGCTTCTTCTACTTCTCCCCTAAACCCTGCCTCTCCTTCACCCcacggtgctcctcctcctcctcctccccgccagcGCCAG GGGGGAAGGGAAAGGGGAAGGCGCTGAGGGAGGACTGGCGAGAGAAGTCCAAGCCCATCCCTCCCGGAGGCGTCTACCCGGCCAAGGACAAGTGCAGCCGCTGCGGCCTCTGCGACACGTACTACATCGCCCACGTCAACAACGCCTGCGCCTTCCTCGGGGACGGCATGTCCCGTGTCGAG GATCTGGAACCAGTGGTCCATGGGAGGGGCAGGAAGGATACCATGGATGAAATGTACTACGGGGTGCATGAGCAGCTCCTGTATGCCAGGAAAACGGAACCTGTTCAAG GAGCTCAGTGGACAGGAATAGTCACAACAATCGCAGTTGAGATGCTGAAATCAAATATGGTTGATGCCGTGGTTTGTGTACAAAG TGACCCAGACGATAGGTTTGCCCCAAGGCCTGTTTTAGCCAG GACACCAGAAGAAGTGATTGCAGCCAGAGGTGTCAAGCCGACATTATCACCTAATCTCGATACACTAGCCTTAGTGGAG GCAGCTGGTGTAAAGCGTCTTCTCTTTTGTGGTGTCGGCTGTCAAGTGCAAGGTATTATCATTCTTCTATTTCTACCGTTGGCGGTTTATCATATCTCACAGTTATCGAACGTGAAATTATTGGCCGCAGCTTTGAGATCTGTAGAGAAGTACCTTGGCTTGGAAAAGCTTTATGTGCTTGGCACAAACTGTG TGGACAATGGTACTCGTGAAGGACTTGATAAATTTTTGAATGCTGCAAGCAGTGAACCAGAAACTGTTCTACATTACGAATTTATGCAAGACTACAAG GTTCACTTAAAGCATTTGGATGGGCATATAGAAGAG GTCCCGTATTTTTCCCTGCCAGCCAATGATTTGGTTGATGTCATTGCACCATCATGCTACAG CTGCTTTGACTACACAAATGGCTTGGCG GATTTAGTGGTGGGCTATATGGGAGTACCGAAATATTCGGGCGTTTCTATGACTCAGCACCCTCAGTATATTACAGTCAG GAACGAGCGAGGGAGGGAGATGCTCAGCCTGATAGAGGGCCTTTTGGAGAGCACGCCAACAGTTAGCAGT GGTGCTAGACAACCATTCGTGATGGAGACAGTGAAAGCCGATGATGCAGCGAAAATGG GAAAAGGCCCTTCTAATCCAGCTCCCATATTTGTGGGCAACATCATCGCCTTCCTGCTAAACCTG ATTGGGCCCAAGGGCCTGGAGTTTGGTCGCTACTCTCTGGATTACCACACGATAAGGAACTACCTGTATGTGAACCGGGCATGGGGAAGGGCAAG AGCGGAGCAGCATATGCCATCGTATGCCAAGAAAATCGTGGAGGCCTACAACAAGGACGGACGCATCGACTCCATGCTTGAGCAGAATAAACAGTGA
- the LOC123130847 gene encoding 7-hydroxymethyl chlorophyll a reductase, chloroplastic isoform X2, which translates to MIAMAARCFFYFSPKPCLSFTPRCSSSSSSPPAPGGKGKGKALREDWREKSKPIPPGGVYPAKDKCSRCGLCDTYYIAHVNNACAFLGDGMSRVEDLEPVVHGRGRKDTMDEMYYGVHEQLLYARKTEPVQGAQWTGIVTTIAVEMLKSNMVDAVVCVQSDPDDRFAPRPVLARTPEEVIAARGVKPTLSPNLDTLALVEAAGVKRLLFCGVGCQVQALRSVEKYLGLEKLYVLGTNCVDNGTREGLDKFLNAASSEPETVLHYEFMQDYKVHLKHLDGHIEEVPYFSLPANDLVDVIAPSCYSCFDYTNGLADLVVGYMGVPKYSGVSMTQHPQYITVRNERGREMLSLIEGLLESTPTVSSGARQPFVMETVKADDAAKMGKGPSNPAPIFVGNIIAFLLNLIGPKGLEFGRYSLDYHTIRNYLYVNRAWGRARAEQHMPSYAKKIVEAYNKDGRIDSMLEQNKQ; encoded by the exons ATGATCGCCATGGCTGCGCGCTGCTTCTTCTACTTCTCCCCTAAACCCTGCCTCTCCTTCACCCcacggtgctcctcctcctcctcctccccgccagcGCCAG GGGGGAAGGGAAAGGGGAAGGCGCTGAGGGAGGACTGGCGAGAGAAGTCCAAGCCCATCCCTCCCGGAGGCGTCTACCCGGCCAAGGACAAGTGCAGCCGCTGCGGCCTCTGCGACACGTACTACATCGCCCACGTCAACAACGCCTGCGCCTTCCTCGGGGACGGCATGTCCCGTGTCGAG GATCTGGAACCAGTGGTCCATGGGAGGGGCAGGAAGGATACCATGGATGAAATGTACTACGGGGTGCATGAGCAGCTCCTGTATGCCAGGAAAACGGAACCTGTTCAAG GAGCTCAGTGGACAGGAATAGTCACAACAATCGCAGTTGAGATGCTGAAATCAAATATGGTTGATGCCGTGGTTTGTGTACAAAG TGACCCAGACGATAGGTTTGCCCCAAGGCCTGTTTTAGCCAG GACACCAGAAGAAGTGATTGCAGCCAGAGGTGTCAAGCCGACATTATCACCTAATCTCGATACACTAGCCTTAGTGGAG GCAGCTGGTGTAAAGCGTCTTCTCTTTTGTGGTGTCGGCTGTCAAGTGCAAG CTTTGAGATCTGTAGAGAAGTACCTTGGCTTGGAAAAGCTTTATGTGCTTGGCACAAACTGTG TGGACAATGGTACTCGTGAAGGACTTGATAAATTTTTGAATGCTGCAAGCAGTGAACCAGAAACTGTTCTACATTACGAATTTATGCAAGACTACAAG GTTCACTTAAAGCATTTGGATGGGCATATAGAAGAG GTCCCGTATTTTTCCCTGCCAGCCAATGATTTGGTTGATGTCATTGCACCATCATGCTACAG CTGCTTTGACTACACAAATGGCTTGGCG GATTTAGTGGTGGGCTATATGGGAGTACCGAAATATTCGGGCGTTTCTATGACTCAGCACCCTCAGTATATTACAGTCAG GAACGAGCGAGGGAGGGAGATGCTCAGCCTGATAGAGGGCCTTTTGGAGAGCACGCCAACAGTTAGCAGT GGTGCTAGACAACCATTCGTGATGGAGACAGTGAAAGCCGATGATGCAGCGAAAATGG GAAAAGGCCCTTCTAATCCAGCTCCCATATTTGTGGGCAACATCATCGCCTTCCTGCTAAACCTG ATTGGGCCCAAGGGCCTGGAGTTTGGTCGCTACTCTCTGGATTACCACACGATAAGGAACTACCTGTATGTGAACCGGGCATGGGGAAGGGCAAG AGCGGAGCAGCATATGCCATCGTATGCCAAGAAAATCGTGGAGGCCTACAACAAGGACGGACGCATCGACTCCATGCTTGAGCAGAATAAACAGTGA